AATACTTCGAATATCATTTTCTTTTTTGGATCGAGGGGCTGAAAATAGCCTACAGCACCTTCTACCACGCCGCCGCGTACGTAACTATCCCCAAAGGAGTTATCAGCTTTGTTGCCGTTCGTTAGTATTCCGCCACGGTAAACGTACTGACCGTTGGCCATAACAGCGAAATGGTCGGTAACGGCATAAGCTGTCTGAATGTTATTCAGGGAGAGGCTTGCTTTGAATTCGTGCTTTTCCTTCAGTAAGGGCGTATTGGCAGTATTAGGCACATAAACATTCCGGTTGCAGGACGTTGCAGCTATGAGCAGCAGCGAGACTACAGATAGTATAGGTAATTTCATACAAGTTGCAGGTGTTTTTATACACAGTTAAACGTACCAATAAATGATAATGTTACTGCGATGATTCTCTTTGAATCAGCTCTACCGGAAAAACATAGTTTTTAGTCACTTTAATGGACTCATCCTGGTTAATGAGCTGTATAATCGTGCTGGCTGCTTTCTGCCCCATATTGTACCCGGATTGCTCAATAGTGGACAATGAAGGCGTTATGATACGGGAAGAGAGGTCATTGGAATAGCCCACTACCTTAATTTGTTCTGGAATGGCGATATGTTGTTTGCGTGCTTCCTGGATAAATGCAACAGCAGATGCATCGTTGGCAGAGAAGAGTCCATCCGGGAGGTTTTCCTGGCTCAGGATCTGCTGAGCTGCAGCAGCAGCGGATTGTGTGGTCAGATCGTGTACATGTACCAGTGATTCATCATATGGTATATCATACTTGGCCAATGCGGCTTTATAGCCTGCAAGTCGCTGCTGGTAAAGGTTACAGGTAAGTATTCCGGAGAAATGAGCTATTTTTTTACAACCTTGTCTGATAAGATGTTCCGTCGCCAGCATACCGCCGGTGAAGTCGTCGCCGGTAATTGTATAACCGTTGAAGCCAGTGGGAACACGGTCATAAAAAACGATCGGAATATTATTTTTTATAAATGGGTTGAAGTGATCGGTATTGGTGGTAAACATGGACGATACCGCCAGGAGGCCATCTACACGGAGGGAGTAGAAAGTGTGTACCAGTTCTTTTTCCATGGCTACGGATTCATCTGACTGTCCGATCATGATGGAGAAGCCATATTTATGTGCTTCATGCTGAATACCGCTGATGGCAGTGCTCTGGAAGTACATGGAAGTACGGGGAACGATGAGGCCCAGGATGTTGGACCTTTTTTTCCGCAGACTGGAGGCGATCCAGTTAGGAACGTAGCCCATTTCGGCAGCGGCATCCTGTACTTTTTGCCTGGTTTCCTCATTGATCAGCGGATTATTCTGTAATGCGCGTGAAACCGTGGAAGCGGAGAGGTTCAGCTTCTGGGCGATATCATATATAGTTATTTTATTCGTGCGATCTTTCACTTTTGAGGCTTGGTGGTTTAAAATTCGCGCTATATTAAGCAAATTATCTGTAAATAAAGGAATTATGGTCTGTAACTAAAAACGCCCTTCTGTATTACAACAGAAGGGCGTTTCAGCTTCGAAAAGAAGATTATTATTTGTTATCCAGCGTTTTAGAGATCTGAGCGATCAGGTCCTGGTAATGACCACGGGTAGTAGCATCACCAGCAGCGGCTGCAGCACGCAGTTCAGTTCTGAGTGAAGTCAGCTGATTGCGGCAGATAGCAGTCGCATCAGACAGGGAGGCCGCAATGTCGGTACCTGCCTGGTTGGTAGCCACCAGTTGTTTCGTCAGTTTTTCCACGAAGGAACGCTGCAGGTTTCTGCGGTACACATCTACCGGTTGATGGGTAGTGAGTTCAGAGAAGATAGATTTCTTCAGATCACCCACCATATCAGCTGCTTTATAGGCATTTGCACCGAGGGCACCTTCCGCACCAACCATTTTCGCAATAGTATTGGAAGAGATCAGTCGGGTGAGGATACCATCCTGTACGCCATTGATTACAGCAGGACCGTAATCGCCGGTGAGGCTGTAGATCTGCTGATTGATCAGCCAGTTAGGTGTGGTAAAGAGTTGTTGATTGAGGAAGTTGATCGCATCTTTCTGCATATCCTTACCAACAAATTCTACAACAGCACCTTCCTGTTCAACGGTTTTAGGCGTTGTATAGATACCACCAACGTTTTTAGCCACGTGGCCCATGTAGCGGTTAAACTGACCTACGAGTTCCTTGTAGAGCTCTTTCAGGTCGCCATAGCCTTCGTTAGGTGTTTTGGTCCAGGCCTGGAGATTAGGCATGATGCGCTGCAGGTTTTTGATACCGTACATGCTTGCTTTCATGGCGTTATCACCGAGATCTTCGTTCTGGCAGCGAGGGTCGTTAGGGTCAGACTCAGTACCGAACCAGAATTTTTTATCTTTTAATTTATCAACAGTGAGCGCATTGAGTTTTGATTTCTCTGCATCTTCGTTGTTGTTCAGTTCAGGGAACAGTTTATAACCCCATTGGATCGCCCATTTATCGTAATAGTTAATACGTGGGTAGAGGTCAGCGCCGGAGATACCATCGCCAGGCTGTGCTACATAGTTGAAGCGGGCGTAATCCATGATAGAGGCAGCGTGTCCGTTTTTCTTCACCCATTCTTTATCGCGTAATTTTTCAACAGGATAAGCAGAGCTGGATCCGAAGTTGTGGCGCAGACCGAGGGTATGACCTACTTCGTGAGAAGAAACGAATCTGATGAGTTCACCCATGAGCTCATCGCTGAACTGCATTTTACGTGCGCGTTCGTCGTTAGGTGAAGCCTGGATGAAGTACCAGTTGCGGAGGAGGCGCATTACGTTATGGTACCAGTTGATATGGCTTTCCAGGATTTCGCCGGAGCGTGGATCGTGGATATGCGGGCCGCTGGCGTTAGGGATAGCCGATGGTTTATAAACGATAGCAGAGAATCTGGCGTCGTCGATAGACCAGGTAGAATCTTCTTCTTTGGTAGGCGCCATTTTAGCTATGATAGCGTTTTTGAAGCCAGCCTCTTCGAAAGCTTTCTGCCAGTCATTTACACCAGCGATCAGGTATGGTACCCATTTTTTAGGGGTAGCAGGATCGATGTAGAAGATGATTGGTTTTTGTGGTTCAACGAGTTCGCCGCGTTTATATTTTTCCAGATCTTCCGGTTTAGGTTCGAGTCTCCAGCGGGTGATCATGGAGAGACGTTTAACACCTTGAGGATCTGCATCAAAGTCGGTGATAGAGGTGGTGAAGTAACCAACGCGAGGGTCGAAGTAACGAGGTTGCATTGGTACTTTAGGCAGTAATACGATGGAGCTGTTGAGTTCAACAGTTACGTTTACAGGAGGAGCTGGAGGCATTCCCGGGAAGGAAGGGCCGCCGGCTTTGCTATAGGTTTTAACGGTTCTGATTTCCGTATTGAGTGGGAAAGACTGGATATCAGAAACGTATGATTTATCAGGTTGATAGCCGCTTAACTTCAGGTTTTGTTTCATACCCGGATCGAAGAAAAGGATATCATTATCACCATTGAGATACTCGGTGAGGTCAATGATGGTACCATGGCCTTCTTTGGAGAAAGCTTTGATATCGAAAGCCGCTACGATAGGTTGCAGGTTGGAGTTCATTACAGAGTTGAACATTGGCTGCGTAGAATCTTTGGAACGCTCTGAGTAGGAGATGTTCTTGAGGAAGATTCTGTTATTGGGACCTTTTTCGAATCGGATAACGTTTTCGTTGATGAGGTCACCGCCGAATCCGTCCATGCCGGAGCGGAGTCCTGCGGCGGATTTGGAGAGGCGGTTAACAACCAGGATATCTCTGTTGAGGAGGGAGTCTGCTAATTCGAAGAAGAATCTGTCATCTTGTTTATAGATATTGATTAATCCTGAATCGGCTTTAGCCTGGGCGTTGATAATTTCGGCAAAAGGTTTAGGACCAGGTTTAGGGCCTGGTTTGATCATTGGCTGGCCTGGTTTGCTGGTATCTTTAGCAGGGGCCGAAGCTGTGTGGGAATCAGGTGTGGATTTTTTCCTGTCCTGAGCGATGGCAGAGGTTACGGAGCTGATGGAAACGGCAGCTGCGATGGCCAACACAATGTTGTGTTGTTTTGGTTTGCTCATTTTAAACGGTTGGTTTAATAATTAGTTAGGCATACATTTTTTTGGATGCGCGTTGCAAGTAAGTATATAAAGTGTTAATTTGATAGGAAATTCCACGAGTGCCATAAAAGTAATTAGGAGTGGTGTAAAAATGGGGGTTAGAATTTGTTAAATATGTTAATGACAGTGAATAAGGTAGAGCGGAAATTATGTAATTATAAATCCATATAGTATAGAATTAGCTAATATGGCAATTCTCCGTTAGGAGTGTAAAATGACCGCGACAGTATTGCATTTGCGGGGTAGGTTTTGGGAGATATTAGATAAATAGATGAAGAAATGGGGAAATATATGGCTTGTAATGCGTGCTGGTGGGGGAAAAAATTAAAAATTTGAATTGTAAGAATTATGTTGGAACATTTGAAAATTTTCTTAAATTGTGCGTCCAACTTTGAAAAAAATCAATCTATTTCAAATTTAGGGACAGTGATGGTCGAAAGACTGACCGCGACATTAAAAAATATTGGTTTATTTGCTGGATGTAAGTGTTTGCTCAAAACAAAATGAAGGATGAAATGTGCGCTGGTCGTGCGTTTCGGTGCAGTTGTTAATTTTTGTGGGATTTTTTGGGCTGCACTTGTTTTTTTGAGCCAACCTTATAACTTTGCGAATCACTGAATAAAAGAGTAAATTGAGTGCTACAAAGCATTACAGACAAAGACAGTAATTCATAACTTCTAACAAACAATAGTTTAATTTTTAACACTAAAATTTCAATCAACATGGCTGAGACTAAAACAACTGTGACTGCAGCTACTGCTAAGGCGTCTTCCCATCAACCTAAGAAGTCATCCAACTTATTTGCAACGTTGGCTGTACCTATCTGCCTGGTAATTGGTTTTGTTATTTATTACGGTGTACTGGGTAACCCAGCTAACTTCGAAGGTAACAATACTAATGGTCATCCTATTCCTGATGGTGTTGGTCACTGGTTTGCAACAGTTTACAAAGGTGGTTTTATCGTACCAATTCTGATTTCTGTATTGCTGGTGTGTCTGACTTTCGTAATTGAGCGTTTCCTGTACCTGTCTAAGGCTAAAGGTAAATTCTCTGGTTCTGAGCTGGTTCGCAAAGTACAGTTTCATTTGGCTAACAAAAATGTAGATGCTGCTCTGCAAGAGTGCGACAAACAGAAAGGTTCTGTTGGTAACGTTCTGAAAGCGGGTCTGAAAAAATACAAAGAAATGATTTCCAACACTGAGTTGGATACTGATCAGAAGATCCTGACTATCAAAAATGAAATCGAAGAAACTACTGCACTGGAACTGCCAATGATGGAAAAGAACCTGGTGTTCCTGTCTACCATTGCATCAGTAGCAACCCTCCTGGGTCTGTTCGGTACAGTATTGGGTATGATCAAGGCGTTCTCCGCGATGTCAAACGCAGGTGCTCCTGATTCTTCTCAGCTGGCGTTAGGTATCTCTGAGGCGTTGATCAACACCGCACTGGGTATCGGTACTTCTGCGATTGCGATCATCATGTACAACTTCTTTACTACCAACATCGATAGCATCACTTACGCTATTGACGAATCAGGCTTTACTTTAACTCAGAGCTTTGCTGCTAACCACAAATAATCGTCAGATTATTTTATGGAATATCAGCGGTTTTGAATCTTATTAAAGTAAACCATAAAAAAAGTAAAGATGCCTAAAGTTAAAATGCCAAGGAAAAGCACGTCTGTAGATATGACAGCGATGTGTGATGTGGCTTTTCTGCTCTTAACTTTCTTTATGCTGGCAACTAAGTTCAAACCGGACGAGCCGGTAACCGTAGTTACACCGTCTTCAATTAACACGACCCTTTTACCTGATTCTGACGTATTGTTATTTACGGTAGATAAGGATGGCAGAGTGTTCTTCAGCATGGACGGCCAGCCTAAAAGAAGAAAACTGATCGAGGATCTGAACACTCAGTTCAAACTTGGTCTGGATGATAAAGAAATTCAGAGCTTCGTGGTTGGTGCCAGCGTTGGTACTCCAATCAAGAACCTGAAACAGTATTTATCAGAGACTCCTGATCAGCGTAAAAAATCAAACCTGGATACAGGTATTCCGACTGACTCTGCAAACAATGAGTTGTCTACCTGGATTGAGTATGGTAATGCAGCTCAAGGTAATAACTTCGCTAAGCTGAAGTATTGCATTAAAGCGGACAACCAGACTCCTTATCCAAAAATCAAGGAGATCCTGGATACCTTCAAGAAGAAGCATATCCAGAAACTGAACCTGGTTACTAATCTGGAAGCACCTCCTCCAGGCACTGCTGCCTACGAGGAAATGCAAGCTCCAGCCAAGAAATAATCGGGAGTAGTTTCCAATGTAAATGACAGCAGGCGACCGCTGGACGGCGCTACTCCCTGACCTGGGAGGCTGTTGATTTCAAAACCAAAAAAGCTTACTACTATGGCAGAAATGGATACTAGTGGTGGTGGAAAAGGTAAGAAACACGGTGGAACGAAATCCAAAAAACATTCTACCCGTGTGGATATGACGCCGATGGTGGATTTGGGATTTCTCCTGATTACCTTCTTCATGCTTACCACTACCATGGCCAAGCCCAAAACAATGGACTTGATCATGCCAAAAGATACTCAGGATGAGAAAGAGCAGAACAAAGTAAAAGAAAGTACTGCACTGACCATCTTACTGGGTAAAGATAACAGAGTATATTACTACGAAGGTTTAGCACAAGATCCTAATGCATCTGCTAATCCTGACTTCTTCAAAGCAACTTCGTTTGCTAACAAAGACGGAATCAGGGATGAGATCATTAAGAAAAGAGATGAAGTTGCTAAGTCGAGGAATGCAAAAGGTGAACCAGAAGACGTTGTAATCATTATCAAAGCTGATGATGATGCCACTTACAAAAACTTCGTGGACATCCTGGACGAAATGGCGATCAACCGTATTCAGCGTTATGCTACAGTTGATATCTCCGATCAGGATAAGACATGGATTAAGCAGACAGAAGCTGCTAATGGCGTGAAATAGTCTTATGGAATAATTAATTTTTTGCATCCATCATAAAACATTAACAATGGATTCTGCTAAAGTCTTAAAGTCCGATTTTCTCGACATCCTGTTTGACGGCAGGAATAAGGATTATGGGGCTTACGAACTGAGAAGACAATATAACAAGCGTCTGAGGAACTCCATCCTGGGTACCTCCTCACTCTTTGTATTGCTGCTCGGTGGCTACCTGGCCGCGAATTGGGTAAAGGCTTCTGAGGGAGATCTCGCTAAGAAGCCAGTAATACAAGAAATAAAGATGGAAGATGTGAAGATTCCGGATGATCCGAAAACTCCACCTCCTCCACCTCCTCCTCCGGCACCACCACCGCCGGTTAAACCGTCAGTACAGTTTACTCCTCCTGTTATCAAAAAAGATGCAGAGGTACCACCAGATGAGGAGCCTCCTAAACACGAGGATATCAAAGACAAATCTATCAGCACCAAAACTGTAGAAGGTGACCCGAACGGTATCGATGCGGGCCTGCTGGAAGACAGTAAAGGTACTGGTGTAGTTGAAGCGCCTCCTGCTCCTGCGAAAGAAGAAATCTTCACCTTCGTAGAACAGCCACCTTCCTTCCCAGGCGGTGAAGAAGCGCTGAATAAATACCTCAGCAAAAACATCCGTTACCCACGCGTTGCGCAGGAAAACGGTATCTCCGGTACTGTATTTGTACAGTTCGTAGTTGATTCTGAAGGTAATATCAAAGACGTTAAAACAGTCGGCGCTGCAAAAGGCGGTGGCTTGGAAGAAGAAGCAATTCGCGTGGTGAAAACCATGCCTAAATGGAAACCTGGTAAACAAAATGGTCGTCAGGTATCCGTACAGTTCAACCTGCCTATCCGCTTTACTTTGCAAGAGTAGTACTGCGAAATATTTGATATACAATCCCCGTCTCTACTCAGTAGAGACGGGGATTTTTGCATTATACACTTATTAGTACCTTTGCAGCTTCTAAAACATTCAGGTTATGCTGGGAAAACTTACAGGATTTGATGATACAATCGTTGCAGTAGCCACCGCACCGGGACTAGGGGCCATTGCCGTTATGCGACTGAGCGGAGACAAAGCATTCGATATTACTAACCAGCTGTTCCCGGCTAAAAACCTACTGCTGCAGGCAAGTCATACCCTCCATTTCGGTAGTATCGTGGCCGACAGCCACATCATCGACGAAGTAGTGGTTAGCCTCTATAAAGGCCCCAGGTCCTATACGGGAGAAGATGTTATCGAGATATCCTGCCACGGATCTCCCTATATCCAGCAACAAATCATTGATGCCACCACCAGACTTGGTGCCCGACTGGCAAAACCAGGGGAATTTACCCAACGTGCATTCCTCAATGGCAAGCTAGACCTTACGCAGGCAGAGTCTGTAGCAGACCTGATCGCCAGTAATTCAGCTGCCAGTCACCAGACAGCCATGCAGCAAATGCGCGGTGGATTCTCCAAAGAATTACATACCCTTCGCGACCAACTGATTACCTTTTCTGCATTGATAGAGCTGGAGCTTGACTTCAGCCAGGAAGATGTTGAATTCGCTGATAGAACAAGATTATATGAGCTGGTGTCTTCCTCAACGGCAACCATCAGGCACCTGATAGACTCCTTCCGGATGGGAAATGTTATCAAGAATGGTGTAAATACAGCCATTGTAGGAAAGCCTAACGCGGGTAAATCTACCTTACTTAATACCCTTCTGAATGAAAACAGGGCCATTGTGAGCGATATTGCCGGTACCACCAGGGATACCATCGAAGAAGTGCTCAATATTGATGGAATTCTGTTCAGGCTCATCGATACCGCCGGCATCCGGGAAAGTAATGACACCATTGAAAGTATTGGTGTGCAGAAAACCATGGAGAAAATTAAAGAGGCCGGCGTGGTTGTTTATCTCTTTGATGTAAATGAAATCTCACCGGCAGAGCTTCAACAACAGGTAGATTTATTTAAAGCAGATAAAATCAATTATCTCCTGGTTGGTAACAAAACAGATATCGCGGGAGAGACTGCTATTCGCTCCAAATTTGTCGATTTTCCTGAGATTTTGCTGATTTCTGCAAAAAATCACGGTCATATTGAAGAGCTGAAGCAGACGCTGGTAAATAAAGTTATATCGGGAGATATCAACACAGAAGATACTATAATCACAAATGCACGTCATCATAGTGCGCTGGAAGAAGTTTTGAAATCCCTTTACGACGTGAAAGGCGGAATGGATAATGGCTTGCCCGGTGATTTGCTGGCGCTCGATATCCGCCGTGCATTACATTTTCTCGGAGAAATCACTGGAGAAGTGACCAATGAAGATAGATTGGATTATATATTTAGTAAGTTTTGTATTGGAAAATAAAGTGGCATAAACAACGTAAAGCATTCATAGTGAAATATGATGAAAGCCCCGTCAATGGGGCTTTTTCTATGTCCGGTGTTTTTAATTGTTTTTGGTTGTTTCGCGATGTTTTGAGCATTTTTGGACCTTATTTGTACCTCAAAGCATAGAAATGTTTTCGTAAATTGAAAAGGCGAGATAATGCACCACTCAGCACCATACAGCCCTATGTTGTACCATTACTGAACTGTTTCTGTAAGACATTGATATATAATTAGTTAAATATCAGAGTAAACCAAGTATTGTCAATACTCTTGCCGTGATTTCGTGGTGAAGAAAACCACTTCCCGGACATGCAGTGACTCCTGCGCGAAAATGTTCTATAAGGCGAGACAGAAAGCCGCCAAGGTAGAGCAGAGCGACAATGAGACGCCGGCCATCAAAGCAAAACCCATTGAGGAAGTAAAGATCAAAGAGTTTCTAAACACACATTAACGAACAAAAAAACCAAAGAGAGTTCTTGTATCTGGAAGAGTTGCTGACACTCGCCGCAGCAGCACCACCACAAGAGAACAAGCATACACTTACTATTGATGCGATAGTACATGAACTAAATGCTATTGCAGTCATAACGGAATTGACGATTGTAAAATTACAACCTACGTGCTAGGAGATGCAAGATTTGTGATGTGTTATATAATACTGCCGACACATTGGTTGACTAGTCTAAAGGCCTTTTAACAATCTTATAAACTCGTATCGCGAAGAATTTTAGACTAGTTGGTTGTCTTTAATAATTACTTGGGATAATTCTATCCCAGAATAAATATTTAAATATAAATATATTAGTAAAAAGACTCAATAACATAATGAAGAAACTATTGCTACAAAGTATGCTCCGGCATATTCATCTCATAGATAGCAAATACCAAGAGATTGCAAGGATCACCGGGGAGAATTTCAATATTTTCAAGATACTGAGACTAGAAACAAAAGAAGTACGATTACATTCATCATTACTTGCCGAATTGTTGAATCCAAAGGGAAGTCATGGTAAAGGGGATGTATTTTTAAAATTACTTTTATCATCTTTAAATGTTCGCAATTTTGACACGGAGGGAGCCGAAGTATTTGTTGAGGACTTTGCGGGTCATATTAATAGTGACTATACGGAAGGAGGTAGAATAGATATTTTAATCAAACCCAAAAAAGGGCCGGAAATCATAATAGAGAACAAAATCCACGCAGAAGATGCCAAAAATCAATTAGTTCGATATAAGGCACATTATAGGAATGCAAGAATTTACTACCTGACTTTGAATGGTGACCATCCTTCAAAAGATAGTGTTGGAAATTTAGAATTAGAAAAAGACTTCTTTCTCCTATCATATAGATCAAATATCTTAGAATGGTTAGAATTATGTCAAAAGGAAGCAACTGCATTGCCCTCAATTCGCGAGGTTATATCACAATACGTTTTTTTACTTAAATTTTTAACAGGACAATCCCCTACAACAACCATGGAAAATGAAATCTTATCAATAATTGGTAGTAATGAAGAAAATATAATGTCATCCTTTGACATTGTTAATTCAATGTCAGGATTAAAGGCGCAATTAATGAAAAAGCTCAAGGAAGACATTATAGGTTCCATGGCCGATTTAATTAAGGAATATCCGGATTTGGAATTTTTCAT
The Chitinophaga sp. Cy-1792 genome window above contains:
- a CDS encoding LacI family DNA-binding transcriptional regulator translates to MKDRTNKITIYDIAQKLNLSASTVSRALQNNPLINEETRQKVQDAAAEMGYVPNWIASSLRKKRSNILGLIVPRTSMYFQSTAISGIQHEAHKYGFSIMIGQSDESVAMEKELVHTFYSLRVDGLLAVSSMFTTNTDHFNPFIKNNIPIVFYDRVPTGFNGYTITGDDFTGGMLATEHLIRQGCKKIAHFSGILTCNLYQQRLAGYKAALAKYDIPYDESLVHVHDLTTQSAAAAAQQILSQENLPDGLFSANDASAVAFIQEARKQHIAIPEQIKVVGYSNDLSSRIITPSLSTIEQSGYNMGQKAASTIIQLINQDESIKVTKNYVFPVELIQRESSQ
- a CDS encoding zinc-dependent metalloprotease, translated to MSKPKQHNIVLAIAAAVSISSVTSAIAQDRKKSTPDSHTASAPAKDTSKPGQPMIKPGPKPGPKPFAEIINAQAKADSGLINIYKQDDRFFFELADSLLNRDILVVNRLSKSAAGLRSGMDGFGGDLINENVIRFEKGPNNRIFLKNISYSERSKDSTQPMFNSVMNSNLQPIVAAFDIKAFSKEGHGTIIDLTEYLNGDNDILFFDPGMKQNLKLSGYQPDKSYVSDIQSFPLNTEIRTVKTYSKAGGPSFPGMPPAPPVNVTVELNSSIVLLPKVPMQPRYFDPRVGYFTTSITDFDADPQGVKRLSMITRWRLEPKPEDLEKYKRGELVEPQKPIIFYIDPATPKKWVPYLIAGVNDWQKAFEEAGFKNAIIAKMAPTKEEDSTWSIDDARFSAIVYKPSAIPNASGPHIHDPRSGEILESHINWYHNVMRLLRNWYFIQASPNDERARKMQFSDELMGELIRFVSSHEVGHTLGLRHNFGSSSAYPVEKLRDKEWVKKNGHAASIMDYARFNYVAQPGDGISGADLYPRINYYDKWAIQWGYKLFPELNNNEDAEKSKLNALTVDKLKDKKFWFGTESDPNDPRCQNEDLGDNAMKASMYGIKNLQRIMPNLQAWTKTPNEGYGDLKELYKELVGQFNRYMGHVAKNVGGIYTTPKTVEQEGAVVEFVGKDMQKDAINFLNQQLFTTPNWLINQQIYSLTGDYGPAVINGVQDGILTRLISSNTIAKMVGAEGALGANAYKAADMVGDLKKSIFSELTTHQPVDVYRRNLQRSFVEKLTKQLVATNQAGTDIAASLSDATAICRNQLTSLRTELRAAAAAGDATTRGHYQDLIAQISKTLDNK
- a CDS encoding MotA/TolQ/ExbB proton channel family protein, giving the protein MAETKTTVTAATAKASSHQPKKSSNLFATLAVPICLVIGFVIYYGVLGNPANFEGNNTNGHPIPDGVGHWFATVYKGGFIVPILISVLLVCLTFVIERFLYLSKAKGKFSGSELVRKVQFHLANKNVDAALQECDKQKGSVGNVLKAGLKKYKEMISNTELDTDQKILTIKNEIEETTALELPMMEKNLVFLSTIASVATLLGLFGTVLGMIKAFSAMSNAGAPDSSQLALGISEALINTALGIGTSAIAIIMYNFFTTNIDSITYAIDESGFTLTQSFAANHK
- a CDS encoding biopolymer transporter ExbD; translated protein: MPKVKMPRKSTSVDMTAMCDVAFLLLTFFMLATKFKPDEPVTVVTPSSINTTLLPDSDVLLFTVDKDGRVFFSMDGQPKRRKLIEDLNTQFKLGLDDKEIQSFVVGASVGTPIKNLKQYLSETPDQRKKSNLDTGIPTDSANNELSTWIEYGNAAQGNNFAKLKYCIKADNQTPYPKIKEILDTFKKKHIQKLNLVTNLEAPPPGTAAYEEMQAPAKK
- a CDS encoding biopolymer transporter ExbD, with the translated sequence MAEMDTSGGGKGKKHGGTKSKKHSTRVDMTPMVDLGFLLITFFMLTTTMAKPKTMDLIMPKDTQDEKEQNKVKESTALTILLGKDNRVYYYEGLAQDPNASANPDFFKATSFANKDGIRDEIIKKRDEVAKSRNAKGEPEDVVIIIKADDDATYKNFVDILDEMAINRIQRYATVDISDQDKTWIKQTEAANGVK
- a CDS encoding energy transducer TonB, with the protein product MDSAKVLKSDFLDILFDGRNKDYGAYELRRQYNKRLRNSILGTSSLFVLLLGGYLAANWVKASEGDLAKKPVIQEIKMEDVKIPDDPKTPPPPPPPPAPPPPVKPSVQFTPPVIKKDAEVPPDEEPPKHEDIKDKSISTKTVEGDPNGIDAGLLEDSKGTGVVEAPPAPAKEEIFTFVEQPPSFPGGEEALNKYLSKNIRYPRVAQENGISGTVFVQFVVDSEGNIKDVKTVGAAKGGGLEEEAIRVVKTMPKWKPGKQNGRQVSVQFNLPIRFTLQE
- the mnmE gene encoding tRNA uridine-5-carboxymethylaminomethyl(34) synthesis GTPase MnmE, whose protein sequence is MLGKLTGFDDTIVAVATAPGLGAIAVMRLSGDKAFDITNQLFPAKNLLLQASHTLHFGSIVADSHIIDEVVVSLYKGPRSYTGEDVIEISCHGSPYIQQQIIDATTRLGARLAKPGEFTQRAFLNGKLDLTQAESVADLIASNSAASHQTAMQQMRGGFSKELHTLRDQLITFSALIELELDFSQEDVEFADRTRLYELVSSSTATIRHLIDSFRMGNVIKNGVNTAIVGKPNAGKSTLLNTLLNENRAIVSDIAGTTRDTIEEVLNIDGILFRLIDTAGIRESNDTIESIGVQKTMEKIKEAGVVVYLFDVNEISPAELQQQVDLFKADKINYLLVGNKTDIAGETAIRSKFVDFPEILLISAKNHGHIEELKQTLVNKVISGDINTEDTIITNARHHSALEEVLKSLYDVKGGMDNGLPGDLLALDIRRALHFLGEITGEVTNEDRLDYIFSKFCIGK
- a CDS encoding PD-(D/E)XK nuclease family protein, which codes for MKKLLLQSMLRHIHLIDSKYQEIARITGENFNIFKILRLETKEVRLHSSLLAELLNPKGSHGKGDVFLKLLLSSLNVRNFDTEGAEVFVEDFAGHINSDYTEGGRIDILIKPKKGPEIIIENKIHAEDAKNQLVRYKAHYRNARIYYLTLNGDHPSKDSVGNLELEKDFFLLSYRSNILEWLELCQKEATALPSIREVISQYVFLLKFLTGQSPTTTMENEILSIIGSNEENIMSSFDIVNSMSGLKAQLMKKLKEDIIGSMADLIKEYPDLEFFISENLGMKDSEIAFWEKKWGNNHREKYSISFYFDGVYKSFFIGVYWNPELGSLELKNQLFNALNTFKTGKGALSNWAWLHYYSGAYGSWDNQSEPWIHIFNGKMRQVIIEELKQVLVLVKNVLAKHS